One window of Manihot esculenta cultivar AM560-2 chromosome 17, M.esculenta_v8, whole genome shotgun sequence genomic DNA carries:
- the LOC110604834 gene encoding uncharacterized protein LOC110604834, with product MKKKGRRQWHAAAGVVSVDDGAPHLLIPLRTKLSIFLWMLLRNRLPINDLLYRRLPHIYPPCKWCGEIETVMHLFFLCPKAIAVWINSPLRLRSSLFDPVDIISYWSTIVSFFDNQRQKSRNAFLFSDLRELASSIISAAPKYYKDFNEANVVQHPAPSLPVFIQWHPPPHGVVKFNFDASVKKKDLGECLAYREAALLAYHGGFSEVIFERDSLIVIQAITGHISPLCLQGLIKDINDLCVSFSSISFNHVKRDGNHAAHSLASQTITDSNFHCNLMVQNSFVFGKMPI from the exons atgaagaagaagggCCGGCGGCAATGGCATGCGGCTGCTGGTGTAGTTTCTGTCGATGATGGAGCTCCCCACTTGCTG ATTCCCTTACGTACTAAACTTTCAATCTTTCTTTGGATGTTGTTGAGAAATCGCCTGCCTATTAATGATCTCCTTTATCGTCGGCTTCCCCATATTTATCCTCCTTGTAAATGGTGTGGTGAAATAGAAACTGTCATGCATCTTTTCTTCCTATGCCCCAAAGCTATTGCGGTATGGATCAATTCTCCTTTACGTCTACGCTCTAGTCTTTTCGATCCCGTGGATATTATCTCCTACTGGTCTACAATTGTCTCCTTTTTCGATAACCAGCGTCAG AAAAGTAGAAATGCTTTTCTCTTTAGTGACCTAAGGGAGTTAGCTTCCTCCATCATCTCAGCAGCTCCTAAGTACTATAAGGATTTTAATGAAGCTAATGTTGTGCAACATCCTGCTCCCAGTTTACCAGTGTTTATCCAATGGCACCCTCCCCCTCATGGTGTCGTTAAGTTTAATTTTGATGCATCTGTTAAAAAGAAGGATCTTGGAG AATGTCTTGCTTACAGAGAAGCAGCCCTCTTAGCTTATCATGGTGGTTTCTCGGAGGTTATTTTTGAAAGAGATTCCTTGATAGTGATCCAAGCTATTACTGGTCACATTAGTCCTCTGTGCTTACAGGGTTTGATCAAGGATATTAACGATTTAtgtgtttctttttcttctatCTCCTTTAACCATGTTAAAAGGGATGGAAATCATGCTGCCCACTCCTTAGCTTCTCAAACCATCACCGATTCAAATTTTCATTGTAATTTGATGGTTCAAAACTCCTTTGTCTTTGGCAAAATGCCAATTTGA